TTTCTGGAAGGCGGCCGCTACAGTGACATGGACTATTTGCCACCGCTTGTCGAACGGCTGGGCGGGGTGGAGATCAGTGCGTTCAGTGATGAGGCGAAGGTTGGTGTCTTGCAGTTACTGCTCAACGAGGATGCTTCATTGATGCCAGGTCGGGACCTGGCTCGTTACAAAGACAGAACGGAAAAGATTCCTGCAGTACATAAGGATCAACTGCTTGCGTTCGCCCGCGAGAAGCCGGGTCTTTCCAGAATATTCGTAGCCCCTCAGGACAACTCTGTGCCCCAGGAAGCTATTCGCCTGGGGACAGCAAAGGGTCTTGCGACCAATGGGGAAATGAACGCGCACTTTTTGGCCCAACCGCGAAGCGGGATGACCATGGCCTACATGCAAGCTATCCGTTTGAATTATGACTGTTTGTATGAGGCCGAGCGTCGTCTGGACGCCTCGGGAGTTGCGGCGACGGATGATAACGGTGTTATTAACGTCATTCAGAACGTCGTCAATGAAAAACAGGCTGAAGGAAGATTTCCAGGTTCAAAGAATCACTATTCATCGGACAGGCTAATTGGAGCCATTTCTGGTTACTATCAAGACGGGATTCGTATTGGAGCTCGAGGAACCATCACGCTGACCGGACCTGGATGCGCGTTGGCAGGAGTGACAAAATATATAGAAGAAAAACTATTGCCCGACCATGTTGATGATGTGCGTAACTCTCTCAAGTTGGCAGAGGGCTATAACGTCTTTACCGAAGAGGAAATGATATCCGGCTGGACCGTCAATGATGATCCGGAGCAATGGCTGACAAAAGAACACAACAAGTGGAAGGAGGGAAAGCTCAAGTCACGTTATGGTGCCAGCCTGACGGAGTTGCTCAAGGAGCAACGTATGACATTCAAGCAAGGCTGGCCGGTCATTGAGGGCAAGCCGGTGTTCTTGACCGATGTATTGCAAAAGTTGATGAATGATCTGGGCGAACCCTTCATCAAGGCGATGCGTGACAAACTCAGCGGTGAAATCGATGTCGGCAAGCGCATCGAACTGGGTTTCGATATTCGACAGCAAATCCTCGCGCAACCTGACAGTGTCATACCTGTTGCCAACGGGGAGCAGTCCGGAGGCAATTTCAATGATTTTCTGACCCGGCTGGCCCATGGATCGTTTGCACTCGATCAAGTGAGTCCTTTGCAGAGGGTTGTTATCGGCGGGCTGTTCTCCGCTTCACGTGTGGATGCCGAGGGCTTTTCCGATGCCTGGCAAAAGGTGCTGGAATTGGCTCGGGAAACTGCCGATGACGGTTTTTTCAAACGCTACAACGCTATTGAAAAGATCCTCCATGAGCGAAAGGTTCCCGCTTTTGAGGCAGGGCTTGGTCAGGGAGGTGCTTCAGTCGGTGAAACGGCTGGCGAATTGAAAGTACGCGCACTGGCCGAGCCACTGACTTTGTATCAGTGGGGGCAGCGCATTGCGCAAATCAACAGTACCGCGCGTCGTGACTATCTGACGAAAATCCTCAAAAGCGCCGCGCAGATCCGAGAACGTTTTTTCAAGAACGGTGCTGTTTCGGCACGGCAGGTTCCCCAGGACCTGCTGAGAATGGGCGTCGATGACCCCGGTCGCCGTTGCTATCCGCTCGCGTTGCTGATGGCCGGGGCGCTTGGTCTCGGGGACAAAGCCGAGCGTGCGTTGATTGGCCGGATTGCCAACGCCAGTCTCACCCCCGAAGACGCTGGATCCCGGCTCATGTTTACTGCGCTGGATGATTTGTCAGCTGTCGTCTCGACTGAATTCGGGCGTTCGCAGGGGGTACTTGAGCTGGACACCATTGTCCAGAATCTTGAGGGGGAAACCGGATCAGCCGTGTACCTGCTCGATACCGGCAAACATGCCTTGCTGGTGGCCAGGATTCTGGAGGACGGGAAACCCGCCTATCGCTTTTTCGATCCCAATTTCGCAATTTTCGGTTTCTCCCGGACAGATCAACTCCGGCAGGGCATACAAGGTCACCTCGCCAGTGATGGTCATTTGTCCAGGCTCTATGGCCTGGACGGTGCAGTAGACCTCAGATTCACCGTAACCGAGTTGGACACGAAGGTGATTATCGACAAGGTATTGCCTTCGAAACTGCCAGTGAGCGACTTTCTGAAGAGTGAACAGATCGCGTCCGGTCCTGGGGTTTCTGTATGGGATGCACAGGCATCGGCACGCATGCGCTCGCTTTCGGAAAACGTGCGGATGGGAGAAGGCCTGGCGCAACTCGACGCACGCCACCAGGCAGAACAGTTCGAAGACGCGGCCCGGCGTTTGCGCAGTGAAAAAAAGCTGGGGGAGCAATACCTTCCATTGCTTGAAACGGTTCAGGAATCGTCGAACAAGCACTACACGCTGACCATGGTTGACGGTAACAATCCCAAGGTCTCGATCAACGTCAGCACCGCCGATTCACGCTTCATCAAAATCGCACGACACATCAAACGCCTGGCGAAAGCGGTTGCCGGCCCGGCACAAGGCGTGTCGGAGGCTGACGGCGGCAGCCGCTTGAGTTTTGCGTTCGCGATCCAGGCCATCATTACCGAAATGCGTAATCGGGAATATCAGCGTCAGACGGGGGAGATCCCCGCACTGTCGATCGCCTTGCAGGTCCAGGTGTACGTGAGCTATGCGCAGCTGGGTTTCGGGGTGGTGACCGATACGCTGCAAATGGTCAGTCTCGTGCGACAAGTGGCGGCCAGTGAAAAGGCGCTCGCTGCGGGCCACGCGTCACTGGCCTCGCGGCTGCTGGGGCGCGCGGCGTCGGCAGTGGGGCTCGGCTTCTCGGCGGTCAACATTGGTTTCGATATTCATGGCCTGACGGTGGCGACCAACGAGGAGCAACGCTCCCGGCTCGCCACGCAGCTCACATTCAATGTGGCGGCGTTGGGTCTGGATATTGCCGCCCTGGCTGTTGGCGGTACGGTGGGGTCGGTAGCCGCTGTGCTGTCAGTGCCATTGCTGGGCATCGGTATCGGTGCGGCGGCCATTGCCAGCAACCTGGGACAAATCAGTGACAAGGCCAGAGCGGTCGGACGGCACTTGTTTCTGATCAATGAAGCCTACACGGATGCGGGGCACACAATCGAGGAGGGTGTCCTGAGGTTCGAACCCGAAGCGGTCATTACTGAGCTGGATCTGCGACGGGCCAGCGTGGTGTTCGACAGCCAGAAGTTTTTTCCGACTGTTTTCCAGACGTTGGGACTGCCTTCCTTCGATGCCAGAGACCAGGAACGGCACCGGGCAATCGAGATCCGCGAAGCACTGCGCCTCCCATCAACGCTGAGAATCGACAGGCAGAAACAGGTCGATGCAGTCGTATTGCCCTGCACCCCAATCTGTTACTACGGATATGAGTATCAATTAGGCTCGTCTGGTTTTTCTCCCGACGAGGATGTGTTCGAACGCTTGAAGGCTTATCAGCGGTTTTGGGATTACGGGGACTATTCATTACCGGTTACCCAAGTCAGCGGCGGACTGCGCACGTCCTATCCCAATATCATCGATGGCTGGAAGGAGCGACTGGAGTTCGATGAGCAAGGCGAGCAGCGGTTCCAGTTCTTTTCCACGTCCCCATTCCCTCATATCCTCTACAAACTGTATCCGCACAACAAGCCGACAGTGATCAGCGTCAGCCTGAATGAGCATTGCCGTCAATTGGTCGTGCCTCAGTTGCCGGTCGAGTGGAAAAACCTGATTTCCTATGAAATCACCGCTCATTCCGGGCAAGTCCAACTGACACTCAGCCCTGGTGTCGTTTCGGTTACCCTCACTTCTCCGCCTCTCGTTGACGGACCGTTTCCTGAGGCGTTTGGACCGCGTGCCGAAGTCGACTGGGTGGTGGCTGCACCTTGGGCCAGTGAGCAGCAGCTCAGGTTCGAGGGCACTGTACTGATCGTCGATGGCATCCGGATCGAAGGCTTTGAAGGTTTTGTACGGCTCAAGGGTGGCGAGCTGTTTCAGGTGGATCGAAGCAGGGATAACACGTTGCTGTTGGTTCGTATTGACCTGGAAAGTCATTCGATCTCGCTAACGAGTGAAGTGGGTATCAGTGTCGAAATCGACTTGGCAGCCGGGGATGAGCGTTATACAGCCGTTCTGGCGAGGCTCAGGGAGCTGCGTTGCGCGAATCGACTGGCGTCGTCACGCATTCCGATTTCCGGTTTTGCTGTACCCCTGACCGCATCGAACAAATCGGTCCTGACCACCGGGTACTACGACGCCGTTCTGGATCGCATTCTGCACCCGCGCAATCTGCCGGACGCCGTGAATACAGGCATCGTTCTCGGCGCCGTCATCGGAGAGCATGCGTGGTTCTACCATCCCGATCATCCGACAATCTGGCGCGTCGATGCCATCTCCGGAACGGTCAATCATCGCTATCGCCTGACGAATCCTGTGCAGGGCTCAAAAATCATTGGTTTCGAAGGCACGGTCAGTGGAGAGCTGCGTGTCGTTCAGGAAATCACCGGGTCCGGCAAAACCGGTTATTCGCTGGAGTATCTGATTCGCGGACAAGAGCTGACATTCACTCAGTTCATTGCCAGGGAAAACTCTGATGATCTGCTTCAAAGGACACTGGAGTACTGGAAACAGCCTTTGAGCCAGCTCATGCGACCCGAACCGTATCGTGATGAGTCTGCCGGAATGTCCATGTCGTCGAGTTCCTGGAAAACTGCACCGTTCATTGGCTTGCGTTGTTTTGACTACAGCGGTTTTGCGTACGCCGGATGGCTTCGGCTGCATGACAGCCGATACGTTCTTCATGATTTCGATGTCTCGCAGCGGACGATGCTGATGTGGGACCAGGCGGATAATCAAGACGCGATTATTTATGACCGGAAAGATGGAACGCTCATTCGTGTTGCCCTGAGCCGGACAGATGATTGGGACACGGTTGACGACATTATTGAAAGCCATGTCGTCGAGATGACTTCTACCTCAGGGCGTTACATTGCCACCAAAGAGGATGGGCGTCTGTTCGAAGTCGACAGGGAGGGTGTTCTGCGGTTCATCGGCGTCGGACAGCGCTGGTTCGAATTGAATCCGGACTGGCTCGACGCGTTACCCGCGCTGGCTGAATCACACAAGGCCTCGCCGTTTGCGGTCATTGGCCTGGCCCGTACTTCCAGCCCCGGGTTCCTGGCAGTGTGGTGTATCGCCGGGCAGATGCTGCTGGCGGACATCGGTGCAGTCGGGGAGCTGACTTTGCTCGCCATGACACCGGATGCAAAGGCGGCCTGGGTGTTCGATGGCGCGGCGGGCAAGCTCTATCGCCAGACGCTTGTCGATTTCGAAATGGCACGGGCAGCCTTTACCAAAGGCTCGCGACTGTTGAATCCGGAGCACCTGCCGAAGGCGCAGCCCGTCGCGGCTCAGTGGCAGTTTTCAGAGGTCGAAGTCCAGGGTCAAGGGTTGCTGGCGCAAACCCGGGACGGTGTGAATCTGGAACTGTTCGATGGCCAGCCAGCCAGGATTCTTGGCGTGGAGAGTCGTTGGTCCGACGTCAATCATTCAAACGACGTCCAGCTGCGCAGTCGTTTGCAAGCGCTGGTTTCTGCACTCCCTCACGCCACGTTCATGCCGGTCGGAGAGAAGGATGGGCGTTATCGGTACTATGTTCCCGAGTCCGATCAATTGTTTGACG
This genomic window from Pseudomonas kribbensis contains:
- a CDS encoding TcdA/TcdB pore-forming domain-containing protein, whose product is MFRFKWNFMECVVVDLPGFLGFPSVNEFDAIKSALAEYSTSTEYSAFERYYQSANATAPLAEKQLPAKLFLETFELLLGRMEGPASPVIERVHAGVKSYVSRLSETVSMLSDVALPAPKIMHFVWVGGSEVGNIQRDYMNIWRAVLGPEDYRFNLWYDSDALLAFEMNRVILESARAHAMESGGDQVSKPSQLAQMIEDRARVLKLQMWDYINQPNWSGRRDEARIRLMVSAYGKDRAVLEAFRKKCLDTHLAMAGKDMSLRDVRHQFAGHFLQDVYEREVGMRGNFAAASDVVRLQAEFLEGGRYSDMDYLPPLVERLGGVEISAFSDEAKVGVLQLLLNEDASLMPGRDLARYKDRTEKIPAVHKDQLLAFAREKPGLSRIFVAPQDNSVPQEAIRLGTAKGLATNGEMNAHFLAQPRSGMTMAYMQAIRLNYDCLYEAERRLDASGVAATDDNGVINVIQNVVNEKQAEGRFPGSKNHYSSDRLIGAISGYYQDGIRIGARGTITLTGPGCALAGVTKYIEEKLLPDHVDDVRNSLKLAEGYNVFTEEEMISGWTVNDDPEQWLTKEHNKWKEGKLKSRYGASLTELLKEQRMTFKQGWPVIEGKPVFLTDVLQKLMNDLGEPFIKAMRDKLSGEIDVGKRIELGFDIRQQILAQPDSVIPVANGEQSGGNFNDFLTRLAHGSFALDQVSPLQRVVIGGLFSASRVDAEGFSDAWQKVLELARETADDGFFKRYNAIEKILHERKVPAFEAGLGQGGASVGETAGELKVRALAEPLTLYQWGQRIAQINSTARRDYLTKILKSAAQIRERFFKNGAVSARQVPQDLLRMGVDDPGRRCYPLALLMAGALGLGDKAERALIGRIANASLTPEDAGSRLMFTALDDLSAVVSTEFGRSQGVLELDTIVQNLEGETGSAVYLLDTGKHALLVARILEDGKPAYRFFDPNFAIFGFSRTDQLRQGIQGHLASDGHLSRLYGLDGAVDLRFTVTELDTKVIIDKVLPSKLPVSDFLKSEQIASGPGVSVWDAQASARMRSLSENVRMGEGLAQLDARHQAEQFEDAARRLRSEKKLGEQYLPLLETVQESSNKHYTLTMVDGNNPKVSINVSTADSRFIKIARHIKRLAKAVAGPAQGVSEADGGSRLSFAFAIQAIITEMRNREYQRQTGEIPALSIALQVQVYVSYAQLGFGVVTDTLQMVSLVRQVAASEKALAAGHASLASRLLGRAASAVGLGFSAVNIGFDIHGLTVATNEEQRSRLATQLTFNVAALGLDIAALAVGGTVGSVAAVLSVPLLGIGIGAAAIASNLGQISDKARAVGRHLFLINEAYTDAGHTIEEGVLRFEPEAVITELDLRRASVVFDSQKFFPTVFQTLGLPSFDARDQERHRAIEIREALRLPSTLRIDRQKQVDAVVLPCTPICYYGYEYQLGSSGFSPDEDVFERLKAYQRFWDYGDYSLPVTQVSGGLRTSYPNIIDGWKERLEFDEQGEQRFQFFSTSPFPHILYKLYPHNKPTVISVSLNEHCRQLVVPQLPVEWKNLISYEITAHSGQVQLTLSPGVVSVTLTSPPLVDGPFPEAFGPRAEVDWVVAAPWASEQQLRFEGTVLIVDGIRIEGFEGFVRLKGGELFQVDRSRDNTLLLVRIDLESHSISLTSEVGISVEIDLAAGDERYTAVLARLRELRCANRLASSRIPISGFAVPLTASNKSVLTTGYYDAVLDRILHPRNLPDAVNTGIVLGAVIGEHAWFYHPDHPTIWRVDAISGTVNHRYRLTNPVQGSKIIGFEGTVSGELRVVQEITGSGKTGYSLEYLIRGQELTFTQFIARENSDDLLQRTLEYWKQPLSQLMRPEPYRDESAGMSMSSSSWKTAPFIGLRCFDYSGFAYAGWLRLHDSRYVLHDFDVSQRTMLMWDQADNQDAIIYDRKDGTLIRVALSRTDDWDTVDDIIESHVVEMTSTSGRYIATKEDGRLFEVDREGVLRFIGVGQRWFELNPDWLDALPALAESHKASPFAVIGLARTSSPGFLAVWCIAGQMLLADIGAVGELTLLAMTPDAKAAWVFDGAAGKLYRQTLVDFEMARAAFTKGSRLLNPEHLPKAQPVAAQWQFSEVEVQGQGLLAQTRDGVNLELFDGQPARILGVESRWSDVNHSNDVQLRSRLQALVSALPHATFMPVGEKDGRYRYYVPESDQLFDAIKPLDGVWPAFLGIKSGSEPLMYDSVDNLIFTPKFDPAPSVSLWMDDCLAQRDQEVMWIASGSDFPGSRAVVPQGVEKLLLTFGSSGQFCRLTDEDWLRLDCIVIECQQSPDIQLSSLPVLMLELSANERLLLSVKDGQLVLIDPDDSHCLIVRSVDPLDDESAMQMEVLISIGKVDHRFRVDQLMRKIETDQIDKGHVEMKALIQMSG